GATGGTAAGGAGCAGTTTCTGCTGTTCTTCACCCATCACACCTGCGGAGGGAGGGAGGTAAAGGAGAACGAAGCTCTCTACTGTGAAATCCCTACTGCGTGGCAAGAACCTTTTCCCAGAGATTAAGGGTCAGGGCTATAGTTTCTACAGCTGAAACTTTTCATACCTTAGATTTAAACTGGTACAGTTTCAGTCTTTGACACACTAGCTGGGAACTGTCTCCTAATGTTTCCCATGGCCAGTGTGCCCCCATGTGGGCTTGCACCAACCCTGGCTCCCCCAGTTCTCTTCTCTCCTCGGAGAGCTACCCCATTGTGCATGGAAGGCAGTCACATTTCCTCTCTTAACCTCCAGTTTATGATGCTGAACAAGCGGGTCTTCTTTTGTCTGAATTGTTTACAGATGCCTGGTAACTTTGTGCCATCTGTGTACTACTGCATTTCATGCCTTGAGTATTTATAAAAGCAGTAAACGAAATCAAACACAAGGCCACCCTGGACTGCAGCAGTGACCTCCCTTTAGCCCAACATTCCTTCTCTGAGTGCCACCTGTTCTGCCTCCCCTCTGGCCTGCTCCTCACCCatccttctctgccttttccattttaaCCAGTGATGTCTTGTGATGTGGTGTATCAGCTGCTCCTCTGAGATCCAAACAACCCCTTGCCCTTTTAGCTAGAGATCAAACAAAATTTTTAGAGCGCTTCTTGTGATGCAAATAGGAGGGGGGCAGTAGGAGAGTTGGAGGCAATGAGTATTTTGAAGGAAATCTAGCACATTCCCCCATCGTACCGCTTGCATGCTCTTGTGGTGCGCTCCTCTCCTCGGAGCAAACCACTGACCCCTCCAGTCTTTTTGCTTGCTCCCTGTGGCAGGTGAGTATATCCTGACCTGAGCGCGGGGACACATGGCTGGCCTTtggcagggaagaggaaaggggaggaaagagtgTAGGAAAAAGAGTACAGGTTTTTCATGGTATCTCCCAAAAGCTCATCTGGTCATCTGTGTGGTTCCTCCAGCCTTGCTTTCCCCTCACCtgcaacagctctgctgctttaCTGCGCTTcacaaattgttttatttctctctcccgctcccctccccgtcccccagAGACCAGCCGTGCCAGGAACGTTTGGCCCCCTGCGTGGATCGGATCCCACGAAACTCTACGGCTCGCCGCGAGTGCCTGAGCCCCATCCCGGAGACCCggtccagcagcaccagcacttTGCCATGCAGGTGAGAAATGCTGCGGCCAAGGTCCGCTGCTACATGTCCTCAGTGCAGTGGATCTCACCGAGACCcaccatttctctctctcttcctccactCCAGCCGGCCGTGGGACTGAGCGAGCACCGTGGGCACAGGCTGGCCGCCCCGGAGAAGCAGGCGTGCGCGGGACCGACCCACGTCGCCGGCCTCAGCCCCCGGCCGGGCGCCCTGCAGCTGGGACGTGTGAGCGGCCCCCCGCCCGATGCCGTCTACCCGCCGGCCCAGTTCCAGCAGGGCTTCCTCCCTCCGAGGCACAACGGGCCCCCCGTGAGGCCACCGGAGGGCTCAGAGGTCCCCCCAGGACACATGTACCGGCCCTACAAGTACCTGAACCGTGCACACCCGGCCCTGTGGAATGGCAGTCATGGCCCCGCCGGCCAGGGAGCCATGGGGCCAGAGGAGAAGGGGCCCATGGGGCCGGGGCCCTCGCTCCAGCCCCGTGCCCTGGGTCATATGATGGACCCCCGGGCCATGAGGCCgccgctgcctcccagccagtgGACCGAGCAATCAAATTTCCTACCTCACGGGGTGCCTCCCTCAGGGTATATCAGACCGCCTGGGAAAGCCGCCGGCCAGAGGATGCCGCAGCCACCGACCACTCTGTTCGGGGGACCCCCTCAGGTCCAAAGAGGGTGCCAGGGTGGGGACTCCATGATGGACAGCCCGGAGATGATCGCCATGCAGCAGCTGTCCTCCCGCGTGTGCCCGCCAGGTGTGCCTTACCACCCTCGCCAGCCACCCCCGCCGCACCTCCCCGGACCCTTTCCCCAGCTGGCACACGCTGCCTCCGCCGCTGGTGGGCAGCCCCCCAAACCCATTGTGGGGAACGGGAGCTCGCAGGATCTGACCAGCCAGACCATGGAGACGGAGAGCAACCAAGGTAACCCCTCGAGCGCCCGCTGGTAGCGTTTCACCTTCCTTGCCCACATCTGCTGCCTGCCCACCTCCCCTTTGCTCACTACCagacatcccatcccatcccatcccatctcatcccatcccatcccatccatcctcCCCGCCCTGCCCACTGGTGTGTGCttgtggggaaggggcaggagcacCCCCAGGCCAGCTTTGCTGCTCTTGGGCTCCAAACTTGTAGGCACCCAAACCTTAACTGTCCTGCAGATGCACAAAGCCTGTGGCTGCAAATGTGGCTTTATTTGAATTCGTGCCActagagaaatggaaaatatgccCTGACCTTCAGGGAGTCAATTTTAAACAGTGGCTGAAGCTCAGCtacaaaagcaggttttttttctagaaaagaatTAAAGTCTTGATAAAATTGTTGTGGGGGACACAGTTTTTACatgtctttttgggtttttttaatctaaattggAATATATTTTCTACTCCAACCATCTCCTAGATTTTTCTAAGATTGTTTTGTTTCACTGTAGCCTGCCAGAGGTCCTCTCTGTCCCAGCTATATACCTGCAAGTTAATCAGTTTTCCATGGGGTGCAAATGCAAAACATAGGCTGTGATGCTTCTAGAGCTCACTTGGAGTTAATATAAAAATTGGATCTGCAGAAAGTTAGGTAAGGAAAGAAGACATTATGTGAATAAAGGGTTTAAATATACCCCTTTGAGTATACGTCAGTATGGCTTCTCCTCTGAAATGCCCATGTGCCTTGTGAGCTCTCAACATCTCAAAATCTTCACACAACAGGACGGCCCGAAAGCCCCTGAGCAGCTGTGTCAGTTCAGGTGGGATAGCAGAATGTCGTGTGTGCCATCACGAGTTTCTTTCCAgttgaatttcattttttctaactgGTAAactaaacatcaaaaaaaaacccttaaaaagaaaacaaacctaaagTAAAgatcaaaaaaccccagagatcaaaaaaaaaatttttttttcattaattctagCTGGTAAACTAGAGATCAAAACCCTTGCATCTTTTATCGATCCCTCGTGTGCTTTGCACTAAGAGGAAACTCTTTCCTTGTGTGGCATTGCTTAAAAGCCATCATCATTTAACTGTGCTGGATACAGAACAGAGACTGGGGGAGGACGTTGAGTGATTGCAGGGCAGAGTAGCCGCATCTCCAAATCACAGTTGGTTAAAATATGGCTGTGATCAGCCTCGCAGCATCTCAGTGTGTGGTAGCACTTCTGCCCAAGCTGTGGGCAAGTGGTGTTTGTCGACCAGAAGGGGCAACACAGCCTGAAATCAAGCTGCTGTTAGCCCGACTTCTTATCTTGCTGTCACGTGGACCCCACTGCATTATTTCCCAACTCTGCCTCTCCATTAGGCAGCCTCTGCACACCCATGTGTCAGACCAAACCCACATGTGCAATCTTAGTCTGGTGGAGGTGTCATTTTTTCAGTGGCTTGCAAACAGCAGTGTGCCTGTATCTTGAGGGTTCAGACCACGCATGCCACTTTTCCAAGAGAGGTGCAACCTCATGAGTGTTTTTTAAAAGAGCTCTTTTAAAAGAAGCAGCTACTAAAGGTCACCCAAGTTTGCAAAAATGCACTCCAGAATTGCTAAAGGTCTCTGAAGGGAGGACTATGTGAGAGGGAGGCTGCAACCCCGCAAAAGAGCAGTTGTCCTGGTGCCATGCTCCAACATTCCAGTAGAGAGGTTTGAGTAGAGGACAAGACGCTGTAGGCTTTGGAGTACTTACGCTGGAAAGACCTTCATGGCTTTAGAAAGTCActcctttctctcttccatttgCACAAAAGTGGGATGATTTCTCGATCCAGATGTTAGCGACTTGTCGGGTGGAGCTGCCTAGCAACTTTGggtcagcagcaggagaggatGCTGAGAGGCTACTTTGGTAGACCTACTGCAGCTGGCAGGAATTACTCTTTGGCACGTGTGCTTTGGGTGAGCGTGAGTAGGTGTGCGTATGTGTCAGGCTGAGAGGGCCAATTTCTGAAATTAGACTGATGTGtgacttttcctccctctctttccagTAGAGCCGCCGGCAGGTGTGGACGAGAAGGCTCAGTGCATCGGCATTCCCGACGGGGCCTACACCAAACTCCTACCTCATCCCAAGCCCCCGCTGCCCATGGAGTGCACCAGGCGTACCTTGCCCCCAGACGGGGAGGGGGACGGCTCCAGCGTGAAGGGCGACCTGAAGACAGGGCAGGGCAAAGGCCCATGGCCGGCGGAGAGTGGCTACGCCGGTGGCCCAGGCTGCGTGAGGGACCTGGTGCCCACCTCTGAGAGAGGGGGTCCCCTGCCTGAAAATGGGGCGACGGGCGAGGGGCCGGCAGCTGGCGCTGAGGGGAAAGCGCTAGCCACCAACCTGCTGGAGAAGCCCCTCTGTGGCGGGGGGAAAGGTCTGCCTGACGCAGCCGTGCCTTGCATGGGGCAGGGCAGCGGCCTCCCCAGCGTGGACGCCGGCTCCATGGGGGCCACCCCCAACCAGTTCCACCCTCTCTACATGCCCGGGCTGGAATACCCGAATTCGGCCGGGCGGTACCACATCAACCCAAGCCTGCAGGGTTTCGGCCCCGTGATGGGGGGAaagcctcctcctcctgcttcccacccccAGCATTTTCCCCCGCGGGGTTTCCAGCCAAGCAGCGCCCACCCCGGCGTCTTCCCCCGGTATCGACCCCCCCAGGGCATGCCCTACCCCTACCAGCCGCAGCCTCAACCTTCCTACCACCACTACCAGCGACCGCCCTACTACGCCTGTCCGCAGGGCTACTCGGACTGGCAGAGGCCTCTCCACCCCCAGGCCAGCCCCAGCGGGCACCCCACCGCCCATCCACCCCTGGCCAGACCCCCTTTTCCGGAGCGGGGGTCTGCCAGCGGCTTGCAGGGCTGCGAGGCACTGAGCGCCGCCCTGGCCTCTCCCAACCGCATGGACCTAGCGAGTGCCAAAGAGGTTTCTCCGAACGACGGGCAGGATCTGGGGCCTGAAGACGAGAAGTCCGAGGAGTCCCAGGAGAGGCCAGAGAGTCCCAAAGAGTTCCTTGATTTGGACAACCACAACGCAGCCACGAAGAGGCAAAGCTCGGTGGCAGCGGGGGAGTTCCTCTATGGAGCCCCCCCACCGCACCTGGGTTCAGGGATGGGATTCGGCCCCTCGGCTTTTCCTCCCCATGGGGTGATGCTGCAGACTGGCTCTCCTTATACATCCCGGCATCCTGCCAGTCACTTCCAGCCCAGGACATATGGATCGCCCATGAATGCTCACCTGTCTCATCATCCAGCCTCCGGCCAGGCCAACGGCCTCTCTCAGGAGGGACCCCTGTACCGCTGCCGGGAGGAGAATGTAGGTCACTTTCAGGCCTTGCTGATGGAGCAGAGAGGCAGTGGAGGTGGCATGGGGGGGCCACCCCAGGACTTGTATAGACCCTCGGGGTAAGACTGCGTTTTCTGCAAGGCGGGAGGGGGGTGATGCCTGGGTGATAAGTGTTGGATATCCTTGGAAGGACATGGGTTGAAGTCAGAGGAGATGGCAAGTGCTGTTGAGAGGCTAACAGATGACTTTTACACCCTTGGAGTAAAAGGGTGTAAGACCTTTCTGTAAGCTGGAGAGAGTCTTGTTGCAGGTCCTTAAAAGCAAGTAGCCATAGCCATCATGGAGACCTGTTAGCCTGTCCCATCCGCCTCATCCCCACACCGGTGCTTTGTTTTACCTGACAGTGTTTTGTTAATGTGTCATCCATCCAGGGTTGTGCATCTCATAATCAAATGAGCTCCTACCGTTTTCTTTGCAAGAATTTTATTACATCTTTCTCATAGAGGGGCAGAGTAGTTAACTAAAGTTATGAACTTGTTATGAACTCCTTTACTTTAATGTtgtccccccttttcccctcttcttgcTTTGCCCTTCCTCTCTGTCTCAAATTTTCCTCACAGAAAATTACTTCTCACTGAGATTGTGCATATCACATTATATTCCCAAGTGGAAAATTCTGCTACTCCAAAAATTCCCTGTTCAGATTTTGTAAATGTGCTTCAACTGCCAGTGTTTTGTCATAGTCCCAGCATGACAGTCCTTCTTCAAGTATTCAGGGGGCTTGGCTTACAACTAAGCCATTGGAGGGGGGTATGGATTAAaggttgtgttttggggggaagccagaaagaaaaatacacgAGATGCATGCTTGTATGCGAATGTTGTACGTATGCATTCAACCAAGTAGATGGGATTTGCTCTTGATGCTCATGTGCTAAAACTCTCTCCATTCAACCTGGCTCCAGAATGCAAATGCATCAGGCTCAAGTTCCCTTCCCGAAGATGCCTACAGCAACCATGTCCCGGGAAGATCTGACGCCACAAAAACCATCAGCGTTGCCTCTGGATCAAGTAAGGGCCACTAAAGAGAGCAGAGTTGAAATGCGAGTCTTTTTCTGACCACCGGTTAAAGGAGTGAAGTGTTGGGAGTGGGAAGCACTGGAGGAAGCTGGGAAGTGAACTACTGCTCTGCAGAGGAGTTGGGGATGTCTCTGTAGTCTTAGCTGAATGTAAAATGTAACCAAGGTGGACCGATAGTGCTAGCTTTGAACTGGTTGCATGCAGTCATGAGGTTATTCCTTTCTAAAGCTGACAGTTAGAGCCTCCAACTCttgttcttcctcttccagaGCTAGTCCGAGGAAGGAAGGACCTCACGAAGATGAAAGCCACACGTGATTTGGAcaagggggaggaggggcagaccttccttccaccctcctctCACCCGAGCAGCATGTAGCTTCCTGGGTCCGTGGAACATGGTGCCGCAACGGCTTTTGTGTTGGAAACCTGGAGCGGTGCTGGGCCCCAGCCAGCCGAGCAGCTGGCTCGCCACCGCAGGGAAAGCATCGCAAACTAGTGGCTTTCTGTGACCGGAGACTGCGTCTCGTTCAGGGTTTGAGGGATTTTTTgggtggggagggcgggggtgggggcagaaacTTTCATTGACTGCTAAACTCAGGTATATTTTTCAGGGTGGAAGAGGATGATGATGGAATTTTACTTGTAGTATTAACGTGTGTGTTTTGGAGCTGGATCCAGTTTACAGAATTTAACCTGTTgcctttttaaataaatttctgttGTTGGTGAATGTATTGTACATAATGGGGGAGGTGGTGGGCCCAGCTTGTAGTGGGCTTAGCACTGGAGGAATCCTTAACTGTTTACAATCATATCACACTGAAATCATTCAGGATAGAGTGAGGGTTTGAGGGAAGCGGAGAGAGGTGACGGAACATGTGATGGATGACATGCTGTCCTCTTTCCTATCCTCTGCAACCAAGAGACAACCCGACGGTTGGTTGACTTAATAGCAGGAATTGCTCAGGAGCATAACGtgtcctcctctttctcctgtcttcttcctccttcccccctcgcccccacctctgccccctcTGGATCCAGGGCCTGAGTGCACTTCCAGCTCCTGTCATCGTGGGGGAACAAGGAAACCAGGACCAGGAATTGAAACCAGGACAGGATACTCATGGCATTGTCCCTTCTGCTAGTATAGTacccttctccctgcctttctgaTAGGACAAATGTATGctctagaaaacagaaaatggcaTAACTGGTCATCTTACATTCCTTTTGGTGAAACTGGTGCAGCTGGGGATGGAGCAGCATCTATTCGGTAGAACAAATATTGTGCAAATCTGTATTGTGctgctgcccaaggagaggagcGGAGCAGAATCTccacctttctttctctgtcctttgtCTATATTCACTTCTTagcagcagagaagcagaaggtaCTCCAGGGTTCCTGACCACTCTCAGTTGCCTGTGGAGCAGGAGCATGAGGCTGCTTTGGGGGAATGGTTGGTGTGCTGCAGTGTGAGCCATTCGTTGGCCTATGGAGTTGGATTTGGTATTTTCAAGTTGTAGGTGAATCAGAAAGCATTGATTTGAAATCAAACGTTGAGGTGGCATGGCTCAGGGGGTGAGGAACGAGAGGGCCGTGTGCTTGAGTTGAGTTGGTTTACCTTTGTCATCATTTGATGCTGTAGCAGCAAGTCCTACAGGGCTAGTGGTAGCTTCTCTCGGAGGCTATACACAGTCTGCAGTGGGTTCCTCACCAGTTGCAGTACTGCGCTGGGGAACCCCTGCATGCCAGTGCTTTGTCAACACTGACATTCAAATGTAGATTTGACAAATTAGTTTGGTGGGAATCTCGTCTTCAGATGTTTATTCACGCCTTAAAGCTAAGGCAGCTGATTATTCTTGGGGGAGCTAGGGTAAAACAAGGTGGAATTGATACACTGCAAGACTGGACAGCAAGATCTGCTGGCGCAACAGCCTTAATGCAGGCTGCTGGTTGCACTGGGGGGACAGCAGTACGGTTAAAAGGAGGATGTTCCAATGTGTTGGACAAATTGTGCTAGCAAAAGCCTAATTGACAGCAAAAGTGAGGACAGAGCAGCATGCCCTTTAGTCGATGGTACCAGCAAGGGCAGGGTCTCTGTCTCCAGGTTTCCAGAGAACTTTTCCAGCTGCTTTGTTGTCTTGGATGATGCCGTCACCCGTATCTTTAGCTGGATAGCACTAGCATGCGCAACTTTGTCTTTGTCTTTGTCCTCTGTGTAGATCTACCATGTGCTGGCAAAGCTGTTTGAGCAAACGGCAGGTAGCATCTGACTGAGCCATTACTCCTTCTGTCCGAAGCTTTTGGAAGCACAAAAAGCCTAAAACATGAGAAATGTTCTTTCTTGAAATAGTTAGAACAAGGAAGGACTGCCACATTAGTGCCCTCTTACCAATGAGTCTCCCTGCTCAGTACCCTTGCCTCTGATGAGCTGTGTAGGgccaaagcattttccaaaccTAACAGGAGTTAAACTTCATGCTATTCCCACAAGCGTGTTTATAAATGCAGTTCTTACTCACTGCTGCAGCTCGCCTGTGAACTATAGCTGCTGTCTGCTTAGTCCAGTGAGTCGCCTGGGACAGCTGGCTCCTCCACAAAGGAAGACTTTAATATAATATGAATTACTTACAACACTTATCTATAGGTGCCATTACATTATGaaagggagatattttttttggtgctggttgttttttttttcatttgtgttcatCTGTCAGGGAGCGTTGTCGCTGGTGGATTGGTAGAAACTGGAATAGAGGATGCTGAAGGTTTTCCTTTGACTGAGAAGCAGGTAACTGCTCTTCCCAGCCAAGACCATTATGCTACGGCTTATCCGAATTTGTCCCAGATCTGAGGGTCTGCTGCTGACTCGTCAGCTGGCAGTGGGTTTTCAGAAGTGCCCCAGCTGCTTGGAAATGAAGGTCTGGATCCTTTCCTGAATGGAGGTACTGAAGCAGTAGTAGGTATTTATGAAAAACTGTGCAAGTATAACTGATCTTCAAGACAATAAACCTGggacaaatgaaaacacagttgaTTCTCCTTGTAAAGCAGTCTTTAGTTCATTgtagatataaaaataatttcaaataacacatttaaaaatagaggAACTGTAAAATGTAACTTGTAGCAAAGTATTCGAAATTCTGGAAAATATGAATGTAGATTCTGCAAACAACCCCTGCCGTACTTCGGTCTGTGTCTTCTGTATCACAGATGGTTACCCAAATATTTGAAGTGCCTTTTGTTCAGCTTATTGTGAACTTTGTGGGACAGGAGGTTTTtagaagctataaaaaaaaaaaacaaaccccaagctgAAGCACTCTTGGTCTTCAGCTGGAACTGTCACTGAAAACATGGTTCTAGTGGTCATGGTATCTGGATGAGTACCAAGCCCAGATCAAAACAGGGGACAAATAAGAAATGCAAGAATT
Above is a window of Larus michahellis chromosome 1, bLarMic1.1, whole genome shotgun sequence DNA encoding:
- the CECR2 gene encoding chromatin remodeling regulator CECR2 isoform X3 encodes the protein MCPEEDGGCGGGGGGGGGGVAGTGGSEAAVALDELRSWWEVPAIAHFCSLFRTAFRLPDFEIEELEAALHRDDVEFISDLIACLLQGCYQRRDITSQTFHSYLEDIINYRWELEEGKPNPLRESTFQELPLRTRVEILHRLCDYRLDADDVFDLLKGLDADSLRVEPLGEDSSGALYWYFYGTRMYKEDPVQGKTNGELAPDRGCGGQTNTPNVPGKTGKRRGRPPKRKKLLEENLLREKAEENLLIRETQIRNGSQGPGRGTWWLLCQTEEEWRQVTESFRERTSLRERQLYKLLSEDFLPEICNMIAQKVNPNVLSSMEKQRRREEEEERQILIAVQKREQEQLLKEERKREMEEKVKAVEERARRRKLREERAWLLAQGKELPPELSHLDPSSPTREERRTKDLFELDDEFTAMYKVLDVVKAHKDSWPFLEPVDESYAPNYYQIIKAPMDISSMEKKLNGGQYCTKEEFVGDMKTMFRNCLKYNGEGSEYTKMAYNLERCFHRAMMKHFPGEDGDTDEEFWIREDGRREKRSRRTGRSSTGSVWTRSRDPDGPGKRQQRLENGGKPPPYRATSRAPASSSSSSSSSFSSSSAEDPSGNPMQSSREVGPSNGRGFPRSLQYGGMPSPVPHPGQMRPAVPGTFGPLRGSDPTKLYGSPRVPEPHPGDPVQQHQHFAMQPAVGLSEHRGHRLAAPEKQACAGPTHVAGLSPRPGALQLGRVSGPPPDAVYPPAQFQQGFLPPRHNGPPVRPPEGSEVPPGHMYRPYKYLNRAHPALWNGSHGPAGQGAMGPEEKGPMGPGPSLQPRALGHMMDPRAMRPPLPPSQWTEQSNFLPHGVPPSGYIRPPGKAAGQRMPQPPTTLFGGPPQVQRGCQGGDSMMDSPEMIAMQQLSSRVCPPGVPYHPRQPPPPHLPGPFPQLAHAASAAGGQPPKPIVGNGSSQDLTSQTMETESNQVEPPAGVDEKAQCIGIPDGAYTKLLPHPKPPLPMECTRRTLPPDGEGDGSSVKGDLKTGQGKGPWPAESGYAGGPGCVRDLVPTSERGGPLPENGATGEGPAAGAEGKALATNLLEKPLCGGGKGLPDAAVPCMGQGSGLPSVDAGSMGATPNQFHPLYMPGLEYPNSAGRYHINPSLQGFGPVMGGKPPPPASHPQHFPPRGFQPSSAHPGVFPRYRPPQGMPYPYQPQPQPSYHHYQRPPYYACPQGYSDWQRPLHPQASPSGHPTAHPPLARPPFPERGSASGLQGCEALSAALASPNRMDLASAKEVSPNDGQDLGPEDEKSEESQERPESPKEFLDLDNHNAATKRQSSVAAGEFLYGAPPPHLGSGMGFGPSAFPPHGVMLQTGSPYTSRHPASHFQPRTYGSPMNAHLSHHPASGQANGLSQEGPLYRCREENVGHFQALLMEQRGSGGGMGGPPQDLYRPSGMQMHQAQVPFPKMPTATMSREDLTPQKPSALPLDQS
- the CECR2 gene encoding chromatin remodeling regulator CECR2 isoform X2 gives rise to the protein MCPEEDGGCGGGGGGGGGGVAGTGGSEAAVALDELRSWWEVPAIAHFCSLFRTAFRLPDFEIEELEAALHRDDVEFISDLIACLLQGCYQRRDITSQTFHSYLEDIINYRWELEEGKPNPLRESTFQELPLRTRVEILHRLCDYRLDADDVFDLLKGLDADSLRVEPLGEDSSGALYWYFYGTRMYKEDPVQGKTNGELAPDRGCGGQTNTPNVPGKTGKRRGRPPKRKKLLEENLLREKAEENLLIRETQIRNGSQGPGRGTWWLLCQTEEEWRQVTESFRERTSLRERQLYKLLSEDFLPEICNMIAQKEKRLQRTEFSPRWMSDHQPIKPIKQEVNPNVLSSMEKQRRREEEEERQILIAVQKREQEQLLKEERKREMEEKVKAVEERARRRKLREERAWLLAQGKELPPELSHLDPSSPTREERRTKDLFELDDEFTAMYKVLDVVKAHKDSWPFLEPVDESYAPNYYQIIKAPMDISSMEKKLNGGQYCTKEEFVGDMKTMFRNCLKYNGEGSEYTKMAYNLERCFHRAMMKHFPGEDGDTDEEFWIREDGRREKRSRRTGRSSTGSVWTRSRDPDGPGKRQQRLENGGKPPPYRATSRAPASSSSSSSSSFSSSSAEDPSGNPMQSSREVGPSNGRGFPRSLQYGGMPSPVPHPGQMRPAVPGTFGPLRGSDPTKLYGSPRVPEPHPGDPVQQHQHFAMQPAVGLSEHRGHRLAAPEKQACAGPTHVAGLSPRPGALQLGRVSGPPPDAVYPPAQFQQGFLPPRHNGPPVRPPEGSEVPPGHMYRPYKYLNRAHPALWNGSHGPAGQGAMGPEEKGPMGPGPSLQPRALGHMMDPRAMRPPLPPSQWTEQSNFLPHGVPPSGYIRPPGKAAGQRMPQPPTTLFGGPPQVQRGCQGGDSMMDSPEMIAMQQLSSRVCPPGVPYHPRQPPPPHLPGPFPQLAHAASAAGGQPPKPIVGNGSSQDLTSQTMETESNQEPPAGVDEKAQCIGIPDGAYTKLLPHPKPPLPMECTRRTLPPDGEGDGSSVKGDLKTGQGKGPWPAESGYAGGPGCVRDLVPTSERGGPLPENGATGEGPAAGAEGKALATNLLEKPLCGGGKGLPDAAVPCMGQGSGLPSVDAGSMGATPNQFHPLYMPGLEYPNSAGRYHINPSLQGFGPVMGGKPPPPASHPQHFPPRGFQPSSAHPGVFPRYRPPQGMPYPYQPQPQPSYHHYQRPPYYACPQGYSDWQRPLHPQASPSGHPTAHPPLARPPFPERGSASGLQGCEALSAALASPNRMDLASAKEVSPNDGQDLGPEDEKSEESQERPESPKEFLDLDNHNAATKRQSSVAAGEFLYGAPPPHLGSGMGFGPSAFPPHGVMLQTGSPYTSRHPASHFQPRTYGSPMNAHLSHHPASGQANGLSQEGPLYRCREENVGHFQALLMEQRGSGGGMGGPPQDLYRPSGMQMHQAQVPFPKMPTATMSREDLTPQKPSALPLDQS
- the CECR2 gene encoding chromatin remodeling regulator CECR2 isoform X1, giving the protein MCPEEDGGCGGGGGGGGGGVAGTGGSEAAVALDELRSWWEVPAIAHFCSLFRTAFRLPDFEIEELEAALHRDDVEFISDLIACLLQGCYQRRDITSQTFHSYLEDIINYRWELEEGKPNPLRESTFQELPLRTRVEILHRLCDYRLDADDVFDLLKGLDADSLRVEPLGEDSSGALYWYFYGTRMYKEDPVQGKTNGELAPDRGCGGQTNTPNVPGKTGKRRGRPPKRKKLLEENLLREKAEENLLIRETQIRNGSQGPGRGTWWLLCQTEEEWRQVTESFRERTSLRERQLYKLLSEDFLPEICNMIAQKEKRLQRTEFSPRWMSDHQPIKPIKQEVNPNVLSSMEKQRRREEEEERQILIAVQKREQEQLLKEERKREMEEKVKAVEERARRRKLREERAWLLAQGKELPPELSHLDPSSPTREERRTKDLFELDDEFTAMYKVLDVVKAHKDSWPFLEPVDESYAPNYYQIIKAPMDISSMEKKLNGGQYCTKEEFVGDMKTMFRNCLKYNGEGSEYTKMAYNLERCFHRAMMKHFPGEDGDTDEEFWIREDGRREKRSRRTGRSSTGSVWTRSRDPDGPGKRQQRLENGGKPPPYRATSRAPASSSSSSSSSFSSSSAEDPSGNPMQSSREVGPSNGRGFPRSLQYGGMPSPVPHPGQMRPAVPGTFGPLRGSDPTKLYGSPRVPEPHPGDPVQQHQHFAMQPAVGLSEHRGHRLAAPEKQACAGPTHVAGLSPRPGALQLGRVSGPPPDAVYPPAQFQQGFLPPRHNGPPVRPPEGSEVPPGHMYRPYKYLNRAHPALWNGSHGPAGQGAMGPEEKGPMGPGPSLQPRALGHMMDPRAMRPPLPPSQWTEQSNFLPHGVPPSGYIRPPGKAAGQRMPQPPTTLFGGPPQVQRGCQGGDSMMDSPEMIAMQQLSSRVCPPGVPYHPRQPPPPHLPGPFPQLAHAASAAGGQPPKPIVGNGSSQDLTSQTMETESNQVEPPAGVDEKAQCIGIPDGAYTKLLPHPKPPLPMECTRRTLPPDGEGDGSSVKGDLKTGQGKGPWPAESGYAGGPGCVRDLVPTSERGGPLPENGATGEGPAAGAEGKALATNLLEKPLCGGGKGLPDAAVPCMGQGSGLPSVDAGSMGATPNQFHPLYMPGLEYPNSAGRYHINPSLQGFGPVMGGKPPPPASHPQHFPPRGFQPSSAHPGVFPRYRPPQGMPYPYQPQPQPSYHHYQRPPYYACPQGYSDWQRPLHPQASPSGHPTAHPPLARPPFPERGSASGLQGCEALSAALASPNRMDLASAKEVSPNDGQDLGPEDEKSEESQERPESPKEFLDLDNHNAATKRQSSVAAGEFLYGAPPPHLGSGMGFGPSAFPPHGVMLQTGSPYTSRHPASHFQPRTYGSPMNAHLSHHPASGQANGLSQEGPLYRCREENVGHFQALLMEQRGSGGGMGGPPQDLYRPSGMQMHQAQVPFPKMPTATMSREDLTPQKPSALPLDQS